In Campylobacter suis, the following proteins share a genomic window:
- a CDS encoding molybdopterin-dependent oxidoreductase: protein MQRRTVLKGMASLPLLSGVTATNLMANEAKKSLIKNGKVLTAAHWGMLDVEVKDGKILGSRPYQKTSEIYNALQYYTHDMVYKTRIKYPMVRKSYLENPDNPKPELRGKDEWVRVKYEDAIKLVARELKKTREQKGNQSVFAGSYGWKSSGNVHNSRILLQRFMNLSGGFVGDLGDYSTGASQVIMPHVMGSIEVYEQQTSWPVVLENSKVVVMWGMNPLATLRIAWTSADEHGFKYFEELKKRKDIEVIIIDPIRSDTVKFFDKAKHIRPVPNTDTAMMLGMMHHLYTSGKYDKEFMAGYTYGFDKFLPYLLGQTDKTPKSPEWAAKICGIDAKLIKSLAEKFVSNRTMLMSGWGMQRAHHGEQPHWALVTLASMIGQIGLAGGGFGLSYHYSNGGVPTCKGGVIGGVNAASVGIFNDKGEFIGTADSEIKDGKFVKKAVTAGEDVPAWLIKTTEFAFPVARIADALLNPGKVIDHNGKKITYPDIDFIYWVGGNPLVHHQDTNTNLKAWRKPRTVVVNEPYWTPTAKMADIVFPTTTSYERNDITMTGDYSNMNIVPMKQVVDKFEESKDDYQIFSDLCKAYAKDLVLAYTENGKEEFDWIKEYYDATYEQVNSIPDFIHEMKPFNEFWATNKPVTFSSTPESDAWIRYGEFREDPILNALGTPSGLIEIYSDTIEKMGYDDCKAHPMWFEPIEWLGMKDKPAEFHMLSPHPTNRLHSQLSHTSLRDEYAVANREPVWINTKDAKAKGIKNGDLVRVFNVRGEVLAGAVVTDDVMPSVIKLCEGAWYDGFDSGICKNGSPNVLTIDIPTSKLANGNISHTALVNIEKFKGKAPELTAFKDPKIVR, encoded by the coding sequence ATGCAAAGACGAACTGTATTAAAAGGCATGGCAAGTTTGCCGCTACTTTCAGGCGTAACAGCTACAAATTTGATGGCTAATGAAGCTAAAAAGTCGCTTATAAAAAATGGCAAAGTTCTTACTGCGGCGCACTGGGGTATGCTGGATGTTGAGGTTAAGGATGGTAAAATTTTAGGCTCAAGGCCATATCAAAAAACAAGTGAAATTTACAATGCACTTCAGTACTATACTCACGACATGGTTTATAAAACTCGCATAAAGTATCCTATGGTGCGAAAAAGCTACCTTGAAAATCCAGATAATCCAAAGCCAGAGCTTCGCGGCAAGGATGAGTGGGTTAGAGTAAAGTATGAGGACGCTATAAAGCTTGTGGCTAGAGAGCTTAAAAAAACAAGAGAACAAAAAGGCAATCAAAGTGTATTTGCGGGAAGCTATGGTTGGAAGTCAAGCGGAAATGTGCATAATAGTAGAATTTTGCTCCAGCGCTTTATGAACCTTAGCGGCGGTTTTGTAGGAGATCTAGGGGACTACTCAACTGGTGCAAGTCAGGTTATCATGCCACATGTTATGGGAAGTATTGAAGTTTATGAGCAGCAAACTAGCTGGCCTGTCGTGCTTGAAAACTCAAAAGTTGTTGTAATGTGGGGCATGAACCCGCTTGCTACACTTCGTATAGCATGGACTAGTGCTGATGAGCATGGATTTAAATACTTTGAAGAGCTTAAAAAGCGTAAAGATATTGAAGTTATTATCATCGATCCTATACGCAGTGATACGGTAAAATTCTTTGATAAAGCAAAACATATAAGACCAGTGCCAAATACCGACACAGCAATGATGTTAGGCATGATGCACCACCTATATACAAGTGGTAAGTATGATAAAGAATTTATGGCTGGCTACACTTATGGATTTGATAAATTTCTGCCTTATTTGCTTGGTCAAACAGATAAAACGCCAAAGTCGCCTGAGTGGGCAGCTAAAATTTGCGGTATAGATGCTAAGCTTATAAAATCACTAGCTGAGAAATTTGTAAGTAATCGCACTATGCTAATGTCAGGTTGGGGTATGCAAAGAGCTCATCACGGCGAGCAACCACACTGGGCACTTGTAACGCTTGCTTCAATGATCGGTCAGATAGGTCTTGCTGGTGGTGGATTTGGTCTTAGCTATCACTACTCAAACGGTGGCGTGCCTACTTGCAAGGGCGGTGTTATCGGCGGTGTTAATGCTGCAAGTGTGGGTATATTTAATGACAAGGGTGAGTTTATCGGTACAGCTGATAGCGAGATAAAAGATGGCAAGTTTGTAAAAAAAGCGGTTACGGCTGGCGAAGATGTCCCTGCGTGGCTTATAAAAACAACAGAATTTGCTTTCCCTGTTGCTCGTATAGCTGACGCTTTGCTAAACCCAGGAAAAGTTATAGATCATAACGGCAAAAAGATAACTTACCCTGATATAGACTTTATCTACTGGGTGGGTGGTAACCCTCTTGTTCATCATCAAGATACAAATACAAATTTAAAAGCATGGAGAAAGCCAAGAACAGTTGTTGTAAATGAGCCATACTGGACACCAACAGCAAAAATGGCAGATATAGTTTTCCCTACAACTACATCTTATGAGCGTAACGATATTACGATGACGGGGGATTATTCAAACATGAATATCGTTCCTATGAAGCAAGTAGTTGATAAATTTGAAGAGTCAAAAGATGATTATCAAATTTTCTCCGACCTATGCAAAGCATATGCAAAAGACCTTGTTTTAGCATACACAGAAAACGGTAAAGAGGAATTTGACTGGATAAAAGAGTATTATGACGCTACTTACGAGCAGGTAAATTCTATACCTGACTTTATCCATGAGATGAAGCCATTTAACGAGTTTTGGGCAACAAACAAGCCTGTTACATTTAGTTCTACGCCTGAGAGTGATGCATGGATAAGATATGGTGAGTTTAGAGAAGACCCTATCCTAAATGCACTAGGAACACCGTCTGGTCTTATCGAAATTTATTCAGATACGATTGAAAAGATGGGTTATGATGACTGCAAGGCGCACCCTATGTGGTTTGAGCCAATTGAATGGCTTGGCATGAAGGATAAGCCAGCGGAATTTCACATGCTAAGCCCACATCCAACGAATCGTTTGCACTCACAGCTTAGCCATACAAGCTTGCGCGATGAGTACGCAGTAGCAAACCGCGAGCCAGTTTGGATAAATACAAAAGATGCGAAAGCAAAAGGCATTAAAAACGGCGATTTGGTTCGTGTGTTTAATGTTAGAGGCGAAGTTTTGGCTGGTGCTGTTGTGACTGATGATGTTATGCCCAGCGTTATAAAGCTTTGCGAGGGCGCTTGGTATGATGGCTTTGATAGTGGAATTTGCAAAAATGGCTCACCAAATGTCCTAACTATCGACATCCCAACATCAAAGCTAGCAAATGGAAACATTAGCCATACAGCTTTGGTAAATATCGAGAAATTTAAGGGCAAAGCTCCTGAGCTAACAGCTTTTAAAGATCCTAAAATCGTAAGATAA